A genomic stretch from Meriones unguiculatus strain TT.TT164.6M chromosome 15, Bangor_MerUng_6.1, whole genome shotgun sequence includes:
- the Ap4m1 gene encoding AP-4 complex subunit mu-1 isoform X1 — translation MISQFFILSSKGDPLIYKDFRGDSGGRDVAELFYRKLTGLPGGESPVVMYHDDRHFIHIRHSGLYLVATTSENVSPFSLLELLSRLATLLGDYCGSLSEGTISRNVALVYELLDEVLDYGYVQTTSTEMLRNFIQTEAVVSKPFSLFDLSSVGLFGAETQQSRVAPSSAASRPVLSSRSDQSQKNEVFLDVVERLSVLIASNGSLLKVDVQGEIRLKSFLPSGSEMCIGLTEEFCVGKSELRGYGPGVRVDEVSFHSSVNLDKFESHRILRLQPPQGELTVMRYQLSDDLPSPLPFRLFPSIQWDRGSGRLQVYLKLRCDLPPKSQALNVHLHLPLPRGAISLSQELSSPDQKAELGEGALHWDLPRVQGGSQLSGLFQMDVPGLQGPPSHGPSPSAPPLGLGPASLSFELPRHTCSGLQVRFLRLSFSTCGSANPHKWVRHLSHSNAYVIRI, via the exons ATGATTTCCCAGTTCTTCATTCTGTCGTCCAAGGGGGACCCGCTCATCTACAAAGACT TCCGCGGGGACAGCGGTGGTCGTGATGTGGCCGAGCTCTTCTACCGGAAGCTGACGGGACTGCCTGGAGGCGAGTCCCCGGTTGTCATG TATCACGATGACCGTCATTTCATTCACATAAGACACAGCGGTCTCTATTTGGTGGCCACCACCTCAGAAAACGTCTCTCCTTTCAGTCTCCTGGAGCTGCTTTCCCG GTTAGCCACGCTGCTGGGTGACTACTGTGGCTCGCTCAGTGAGGGGACCATCTCACGCAATGTGGCTCTCGTCTACGAACTTCTGGATGAAGTGCTG GATTATGGCTATGTGCAGACTACATCCACAGAAATGCTGAGGAACTTCATCCAAACTGAAGCCGTGGTCAGCAAGCCCTTCAGCCTCTTTGACCTCAGCAGTGTGGGACTG TTTGGGGCGGAGACACAGCAGAGCAGAGTGGCCCCAAGCAGTGCAGCCAGTCGCCCGGTCTTGTCCAGCCGTTCTGACCAG AGCCAGAAGAATGAAGTGTTTTTAGATGTTGTGGAGAGGCTGTCTGTGCTGATTGCGTCTAAT ggcTCATTGTTGAAGGTGGATGTCCAAGGAGAGATCCGGCTCAAGAGCTTCCTTCCCAGCGGTTCTG AGATGTGCATTGGCTTGACAGAAGAATTCTGTGTGGGAAAGTCGGAACTGAGAG GTTATGGGCCAGGAGTTCGAGTTGATGAGGTGTCATTCCACAGCTCTGTCAATCTAGATAAGTTTGAGTCTCATCGGATCCTCCGCCTGCAGCCACCGCAGGGCGAG CTGACTGTGATGAGGTACCAACTCTCTGATGACCTCCCCTCACCACTCCCCTTTCGGCTCTTTCCCTCTATACAGTGGGACCGGGGCTCAGGCAG ACTCCAGGTTTACCTGAAATTACGATGTGACCTGCCCCCAAAGAG cCAAGCCCTCAATGTTCACCTGCATCTCCCCCTACCTCGTGGGGCAATCAG CCTGTCCCAGGAACTGAGCAGCCCAGATCAGAAGGCAGAGCTGGGAGAAGGAGCCCTCCACTGGGACCTGCCCCGGGTACAAGGAGGCTCTCAGCTCTCAGGCCTTTTCCAG ATGGATGTCCCTGGCTTGCAGGGACCTCCCAGCCATGGGCCCTCCCCTTCGGCGCCACCCTTGGGCCTGGGTCCTGCCAGCCTCTCCTTTGAACTCCCTCGGCACACATGCTCCGGCCTCCAGGTTCGGTTCCTCAGACTGTCCTTTAGCACTTGTGGTAGTGCCAACCCTCACAAGTGGGTACGACATCTGAGCCACAGCAATGCCTACGTAATTCGGATTTGA
- the Ap4m1 gene encoding AP-4 complex subunit mu-1 isoform X2: MYHDDRHFIHIRHSGLYLVATTSENVSPFSLLELLSRLATLLGDYCGSLSEGTISRNVALVYELLDEVLDYGYVQTTSTEMLRNFIQTEAVVSKPFSLFDLSSVGLFGAETQQSRVAPSSAASRPVLSSRSDQSQKNEVFLDVVERLSVLIASNGSLLKVDVQGEIRLKSFLPSGSEMCIGLTEEFCVGKSELRGYGPGVRVDEVSFHSSVNLDKFESHRILRLQPPQGELTVMRYQLSDDLPSPLPFRLFPSIQWDRGSGRLQVYLKLRCDLPPKSQALNVHLHLPLPRGAISLSQELSSPDQKAELGEGALHWDLPRVQGGSQLSGLFQMDVPGLQGPPSHGPSPSAPPLGLGPASLSFELPRHTCSGLQVRFLRLSFSTCGSANPHKWVRHLSHSNAYVIRI; this comes from the exons ATG TATCACGATGACCGTCATTTCATTCACATAAGACACAGCGGTCTCTATTTGGTGGCCACCACCTCAGAAAACGTCTCTCCTTTCAGTCTCCTGGAGCTGCTTTCCCG GTTAGCCACGCTGCTGGGTGACTACTGTGGCTCGCTCAGTGAGGGGACCATCTCACGCAATGTGGCTCTCGTCTACGAACTTCTGGATGAAGTGCTG GATTATGGCTATGTGCAGACTACATCCACAGAAATGCTGAGGAACTTCATCCAAACTGAAGCCGTGGTCAGCAAGCCCTTCAGCCTCTTTGACCTCAGCAGTGTGGGACTG TTTGGGGCGGAGACACAGCAGAGCAGAGTGGCCCCAAGCAGTGCAGCCAGTCGCCCGGTCTTGTCCAGCCGTTCTGACCAG AGCCAGAAGAATGAAGTGTTTTTAGATGTTGTGGAGAGGCTGTCTGTGCTGATTGCGTCTAAT ggcTCATTGTTGAAGGTGGATGTCCAAGGAGAGATCCGGCTCAAGAGCTTCCTTCCCAGCGGTTCTG AGATGTGCATTGGCTTGACAGAAGAATTCTGTGTGGGAAAGTCGGAACTGAGAG GTTATGGGCCAGGAGTTCGAGTTGATGAGGTGTCATTCCACAGCTCTGTCAATCTAGATAAGTTTGAGTCTCATCGGATCCTCCGCCTGCAGCCACCGCAGGGCGAG CTGACTGTGATGAGGTACCAACTCTCTGATGACCTCCCCTCACCACTCCCCTTTCGGCTCTTTCCCTCTATACAGTGGGACCGGGGCTCAGGCAG ACTCCAGGTTTACCTGAAATTACGATGTGACCTGCCCCCAAAGAG cCAAGCCCTCAATGTTCACCTGCATCTCCCCCTACCTCGTGGGGCAATCAG CCTGTCCCAGGAACTGAGCAGCCCAGATCAGAAGGCAGAGCTGGGAGAAGGAGCCCTCCACTGGGACCTGCCCCGGGTACAAGGAGGCTCTCAGCTCTCAGGCCTTTTCCAG ATGGATGTCCCTGGCTTGCAGGGACCTCCCAGCCATGGGCCCTCCCCTTCGGCGCCACCCTTGGGCCTGGGTCCTGCCAGCCTCTCCTTTGAACTCCCTCGGCACACATGCTCCGGCCTCCAGGTTCGGTTCCTCAGACTGTCCTTTAGCACTTGTGGTAGTGCCAACCCTCACAAGTGGGTACGACATCTGAGCCACAGCAATGCCTACGTAATTCGGATTTGA